TactagggaaaaagaaaggcaccGCTGGTTTGTGCCTGGTAAGGTCTGTCAGCAGCCCATGAACCCAGACATGCACGTTTCATGAGATCCATCGTTTCCTCTGTGAGGATTAGAGCAAAGCCTCAGGGATGTGGATTAGTGGGGAAATGGTGGTGGGAGGTGGGCAGTTGGATTGGATCACCTTGGGGGGTgtttccaacctcagtgattccgCGAAACTGGGTTTCCAATGCTCCTCCTGCCCAAGTGCTTGACAGCAATTGCCCACCATGACAGATGCATCTCCTGTCTCTCTCAGTTTTCCCAGCCCATTCTCCCTACCTGGCCATTGCCATCAGCCTGAGCTCCAATGTACTCCATCAGCTCAGAGAAGACCTGGTTGGGAACGGTGAGGAGGGAGGTTCCCGTATCGACGATCCCCtggcagccctggctgcagaAGCCACTGCTCTGTGTACCAACAGTGAAGCTGTGGGTAGAGAAGACAGATGGCTGATGAAACTCTTTGCTGCTGCAAGAGGAATGCAGGGGCACGGTGTATGAGGAGTGTTCTCTACAGGTATACATCAGCATTGTCAAGAATAGCCTCCAGAGCCCAGAAAGCCTAAGATTCGAGATCCCTGAAGCCACCAGAGGTGACAGAAAGGTTCCTCTTGTGGCTGCAGATCTAAGAACAACCAGAGCTGGTGTAGAGGGAGCTGGAGAAAGTGACACTTTACTCTTCAATCGCGATCTGCCAGTAGGTCGCCTGGGTGACAGGAGTCCAGAAGATCTGCCCCGAGTACAAGTTGGAGTCGACGCCACCAAGGACCAGCTCACCACCTTGGCTGCCCTCCTGCCTGTGGGAAGAAGGCACAAGTgacacaatcatagaatcatggagtgTTGGAGTTGCAAGAGACCCCTCAAGGCCATCCTGTCCTatgcaatgcacagggacacccagagctccatcagtgctctcagccccatccctgcccttGGGGGGTCTCTGGAGATGGGACATCACCACCCCTCTGGGTAGTCTGTGTAGTGCCTCGCTGCCCTGACTGCAAAAGACTTTGCTCTTATATCCAACCTAGacctcccctctttcagtttgaaaccatttccccttatcctatcaccCTGCTGTACAGTCTGACCcctccttcttacagcccctttagatactgaatgGCACATCAGTAGAGATAAACAGCCACCAGTACCAGCCAGTGTGCCAGTAAGTAGAAGGGGCTGGGCAAacaggagagcaggaaggaagcaTCAGCTGACAGCATCAGGCTCTCGTGAGGGtttcaacaagaaaaaatgaaaaagataataTTCCCAggaagcagaaaggcagcacGAGttggaaggaagaagaggagcatCCCTACCCGCTCAGGTAGAAGCTGAAGATGGGGGAGTCCAGCAGGTTTTCCTGTATCATTTGCTGCATCACAGTTGTGGCCCCACCAGCAGAGAGGGCAGGGAAGGCCAACCCCAGGATGCCATCGAAGGGGGAGTACAGAAAGTTGGTGCCAGGCTCCGTCTCGCTCAGGCCGAACTCCTGGTTTGTGACGGAGATGCCCTGGATCTAGGGATGAAGAAAAGAGGCAAAGCTGCCatgagagcacagcactgagcactgcgACCCACAGCAGGACAGTGGGCCACGCGGTGGGGCTCCatcctgcagctgtgtgtgcacacaTCAGAACAGGGGGCTGAGAGCCAAGAACAAAATCCCCCTGTTTTGCTCCTGTTCCAGCCCTGGTCTCCAGGAGTGATCAGCCCGTGTTTCCCAGGTGTGTGCCCTCTGCACGCAGTTCAAGGCTGCAGGGCAAAGCTGGAGCACCCCTCAGTCCCCCCATCCGCAGTGTCACTCACTGTCAATGTGTCATAGCCAAAGATGCCGGTGAGGCTGCCGCTTCCATACTGCAGGGAGAAATACTCATTCTGAGTTGAAAATGTGGAGGACTCATTGGGGTTGAACTTGTTGTGGTTGGctataggaaaaacaaagcagaagagtgACTGTTCCATCCAGAGGCACTCAACTAGAGGCTGAGTGGCAAGCAACAGAGGTTCAGAGCAAGCAACAGGGACCTCAATCAGAGGGTAATAATTGGTGGTAATAATTGCTTATGGTAAATACAACAGCGGCAGCCAGAAGTCCCGCTGCTGCCCAGGACCCCCCTTGTGCACCCTCCTGCCCCGGAGCTCACCGCAGGCCTCGCTCTGGCAGAGTGTGGAGGGCACCCACAGGTTGGAGGAGCCGGTGTCAAAGAGTACCAGGAAGTTCTGCGGGGGGGTCCCGATGCTGATCTCCCCATAATAGGCCATCTGGAGGAAAGGGGACAGGTTTTACCCCATGTAACTCCTTAGGCACGCATGCTAAACCTCAGCCCATGCAGCCACAGGACTGCAGGTATTCTGGGGCTGCAGGGTTTGCCTGATTCCTGCTGTCCCAGTGCACAACAGCGCTGTGCACCATGCACTGTGCCCTGAGCATGGCActgctctctgtgcttctcccaCCAGAGcaggcacagtgcagcagctgtgtttaCAAGCAGCACAAAGGCACGCAGACCCTTCCTGCAGTGCCACTGTCGGTgtatttccaaaacaaagcacGCAGCTGAGCAGCTCCGCTGGCACTCACAAACACCCCTCTTCTCCTGCACAGCCACGAGAACAGCTCTTAAATAAACCATCGGTTCAAGGTCTTACACTGAACTTCCCAGACTCCTCTATCCGCGTCCCATTCCTCCTGCCTCATCTTCCCCTCACTGTCCCCAAGGGATGGATACTCACATCCAGGTTGTTTGCCAGGGGCTCGTAGGCAGTGGCGAAGTTGTTGAAGAACTTGTAGGCAGGGTCGTAGTGGCGGTGGTTGGCCAGGTAGTCGTGGAGCACACCGCTCTCCTTCATCGCCTCCCTGATGGACTTGCCTTTCTTCAGAGGGATGCTGCAGGCAAGAAGCAGAAGCCATCGGCTCGGTGTGATAGGAAGCAAGTTTCCATTTCTCGTCACATTCCCTCGTTTTTGCTCTCTGTTGgtcttttctccctccctgccctgcctgATGCTGACCCGCATGCAGGTCCCAGTTAAAACCCAGCACTCCCAATGTACATTTCACATTGCCACCCTCTTGACTCGCCACTACCCCAGAGACAGCCAAGCCCTGCTCGCTCACCGCATCATCCCATTGCAGAGGTGCAGGCACAGCGCGATGAGGATCAGCCGCTTCATGGTGAGCTGCTCTCGGAGTCCGTCGCAGTACACCTCCAGAGCTCTGCATGCGCCTTTATGTACCCCTCCGCAGCCTCTAACGCCTCCCCCCGTGCCATGCACGCGGCCAGAGGTTATCACTGCAGCCCAAAAACTTCCCTGCGGTGCTAAGGAATAACTTGGGAACTCTGAAGTCAAACATCAGCAGCAAACATCGATCTGTTTGCGAGTTATTCCTTGAAGAAAGAAACGGCCGATAAGAATGACCCTGCAAAATTAACCAAAAGTCCTCGGAGCTGAGTTTGCTGCTGCCCAATTCTTTTTGACTTGATAGGGTTATCAAAGACACCCTCGAAAGAAGTGGAAAagatttcattgtgttttcCAGGAATACAATGGAAAGAATAACACGGGTTATCGGCAGCTCTGTTATCTCCCGTTTCCATTGCAGTTCTTACCTCTTGCATTTTTGAAAGGCCCAGAATGACCCTGCAGGAAGGAAACACAagggcttgggttggaaagacCCTGCAACCCAAGGCACGCTCCCTTTGGAAGATGCAGATGGCTCTATTGGCTGCTCTTAAATGCACTCCTGCTGGGAAGGGTTGTCAGGAGGGACTTTCAAGAGGCAAGGCATTAAATGACCCTGTGCACAGTGAGATCACTGCGCTGTATTCTGGATAAATAGGCAGATCCAGTCCACACAGAGTGATGGGCCAACGGGTTCGTGCCCTAAGGGATCTCACAGCAGGGTCAGTGGCTCAGAAACTCAGCTGCCACATTTACTTTTCCCTGCTTCAGAGGTGCAGGGACTGAAGGAGAAGGAACGGGgctgtgtggagctgttggCACCATTGGCCCTCTCCTCCTTGGCTGTGCAGTTTAGGGACGCACTCCATGGCAAACATCGCGTGTTCTGCCCCACTATCAGAAGTACAAAATGTAATCTGAAATGTAATCTTATCATCGAGGTCCGGCTTCACCCCTTGGTCAAAACAAGGGGAACAGAAACAATGGGATTGACTGGGGACACCAAGTGACATTTCCATACAGACTGTTTTGTTACTGAACCGATATCTCACCTTCAGAGTCCATAAGGACGGGACAACAAACCCAGTGTCTGCTCATGGTGGAGATGCACAATTTACTGCCACCTGTGAATCAAACCCAGCTGCACTCTGCAGAAGAGgttggctgctgctggtgtgccACCTCCGGGCACAGCTCAGAGGAAATTCCCCCCTTTGAGCTGTGACCACGTCCAACAATCACCACTTTGcccctttcttctctcctgaaGGCTCAAGAAGcatcatccccccccccccccccccgagctTTGAATCTTAAATAAACAGCAAAGCTTACTTGGAAATGTGACAATTctcccccctgcagcccccagaaTAAGACAGGAGTGCTGTACTGTCACCATATTCCATTTATTCGGTATACATTCGTAGTGCACGTTAAAGTAAGACATGAGCACTCCTCGGGTCACATAGCACTATTGTTCTTCACCTGTGAGGTTACACCCGGATGAAATATAGAGACTGAATGACACCCACGGAGATAACCTGAAGATTTAGGACTGCAGTGAGATCTGCCCTCtgggcacagcagccccagccccgaAGCGCTGCCATCTGTCTGCCACACTGGAAATGCTCAGAGACAGCAGGACGAGTCACAGGGAGgggaagcaaaggggaaaagagCTCGAGAGAACGCAGATGCATCCGGGCCTTCTGACTTCAAAATCACATTCACCgatggaagaaaaacaggcGAGTTCTCTTCCTTAGAATTGGCTTTTTTCTACGCCTTGGCCTGTACCCGCTGACTTCAAAGCCCTCTGGATTTCCCCTAATGTATTCACCTTTGGTCCTGTTTGGGAACAGGAACCCAAACCTGTTCTGCTGCCTGAGCACGGCACTTCAGGAGGAGCCACGCTGCGGGGGCAGTCAAACCTCAGCATCCCAGAGCTGAGTTTGGGCTACggggttggaacctgatgatccttggggtcccttccagcccaagccattccatgaatCTACATGAGGCAATGCATTCATTAACAACAGCTCGTTAATGACGCTTCACAGTCAAGATACAACCCAAGAAGGGCTAAGCAGCATAACACGGAGGGACAGAACGACTCTGAGAGGAAACAGCTGAGGACATACAGACGTAGCGCTGAGCCCTGACAGAGCTCTCACTCATATCTCTAAAGCATCGCACCAAAGGCTTGCTGCCTCTTCCCCTATTTTGCCACAGTGATACTCAGGCACAGGGAAAGGACACGCAGTGCCCACGgggacacagagcagaagcagagctgggagcactgctgggatggggctctggggcTCAGAGGGATGCAACCAGAAGCAgacagcaggagctgaagctgGGCTTGGGTCTCCTCCCAGCCACCAGCATGGCTCGggtaacaaaaacaacactcaGTGCTTCGGTGACATCTGAGACAAAATATTGATCTTTCAGTCCTCAGCCTCTCATTTGCCACTCTGTGTAAGGCCAAAAAGGCTCACAAATAACCAAACTCCTTCCCTGGGGGAGAAGCAGGCACAATAAACAGGTTagaacttaaaaacaacaaatgaaaaacccTCCCACGATAAAAGACGGCTGAGAGCCGTGAGAAGCTCCGTGCCTACCGAGCAGCCCGGGGAGAGGGATGGGCAGAAATGTGGGTATGCAGAACCCAGGGAAGAAATATCAGGGGAGAAAACCTGCTTGGTTCACTCAGAACTCAAATGGGAACCGCTCAGCCCTGGGTGAACCCTCAGTCTCT
The genomic region above belongs to Excalfactoria chinensis isolate bCotChi1 chromosome 23, bCotChi1.hap2, whole genome shotgun sequence and contains:
- the LOC140262103 gene encoding gastricsin-like, yielding MKRLILIALCLHLCNGMMRIPLKKGKSIREAMKESGVLHDYLANHRHYDPAYKFFNNFATAYEPLANNLDMAYYGEISIGTPPQNFLVLFDTGSSNLWVPSTLCQSEACANHNKFNPNESSTFSTQNEYFSLQYGSGSLTGIFGYDTLTIQGISVTNQEFGLSETEPGTNFLYSPFDGILGLAFPALSAGGATTVMQQMIQENLLDSPIFSFYLSGQEGSQGGELVLGGVDSNLYSGQIFWTPVTQATYWQIAIEDFTVGTQSSGFCSQGCQGIVDTGTSLLTVPNQVFSELMEYIGAQADGNGQYVASCSNVENMPTLYFVISGTSFPLAPSAYMLQSNSGYCTVGIESTYLPSQTGQPLWILGDVFLRVYYSIYDMGNNRVGFAAAV